From one Melioribacteraceae bacterium genomic stretch:
- a CDS encoding SLC13 family permease, which produces MSDFEQENSSRTFTQNFGLVTGLVASLLAYLFIEFDSSNTLLSPMASIAILMAVWWITEAIPLAATALIPIALFPLLGVLNGEETATSYINSTIFLFLGGFLIALAMEKWNLHKRIALKIIRLFGGKPNYIILGFMIASAFLSMWISNTATAVMMLPIGLSILIQLEEEFDVERTHKFSVALMLGIGYSCSIGGIATIIGTPPNLSFTRILKIVFPEAPEISFGDWMMLGLPITIIMLTVAWIMLTKIYFKFSKDLVIDTNIIKKEQKQIGRMQFEEKVVAFVFAITALLWVFRSDLQLGITVIPGWSNLFGNPGYINDGTIAIGMSIILFIFPTRKSVAKSKTVLDGSVFKKVPWGIILLFGGGFALAKGFVTSGLSEYIGSSFAGLGNISPIILIILVALFINFLTELTSNTATTEMILPILASVSVAIGINPLLLMITATLSASMAFMLPVATPPNAIIFGSQRVKIHEMVKAGFALNIIGVIVVAAVVLVIGVLVFNIDLEIMPHWAK; this is translated from the coding sequence ATGTCTGATTTCGAACAAGAGAATTCATCTAGGACTTTCACTCAAAATTTTGGTTTGGTTACCGGATTAGTAGCTTCATTACTTGCTTATCTCTTTATTGAATTTGATTCTTCAAATACACTTTTGTCACCAATGGCTTCAATTGCGATATTAATGGCTGTCTGGTGGATTACCGAAGCAATTCCATTGGCTGCAACTGCACTGATTCCGATTGCACTTTTCCCATTACTTGGAGTTTTAAATGGTGAAGAAACAGCTACTTCATATATCAATTCAACAATCTTTCTTTTTCTAGGTGGTTTCTTAATTGCATTGGCAATGGAAAAATGGAATCTGCACAAACGGATTGCACTAAAGATCATTCGTTTGTTCGGGGGCAAGCCCAATTATATAATACTTGGATTTATGATAGCTTCTGCATTCCTTTCAATGTGGATTTCGAATACCGCAACTGCAGTAATGATGCTGCCAATTGGTTTATCTATTTTAATTCAGTTAGAAGAAGAATTCGATGTCGAGCGAACACACAAATTTTCGGTTGCTTTAATGTTGGGAATCGGTTATTCGTGTTCGATTGGTGGTATTGCCACAATTATAGGAACGCCGCCAAATTTATCATTCACTCGAATTCTAAAAATTGTTTTCCCGGAAGCGCCGGAAATTTCTTTCGGTGATTGGATGATGCTTGGCTTACCGATTACTATTATTATGCTTACTGTTGCTTGGATAATGTTGACAAAAATTTACTTCAAGTTCTCTAAGGATTTAGTTATAGATACAAACATAATTAAAAAGGAGCAAAAGCAAATTGGCAGAATGCAATTTGAAGAAAAAGTTGTTGCGTTTGTTTTTGCTATTACTGCACTTCTTTGGGTTTTTAGAAGCGATCTTCAATTGGGAATAACAGTAATTCCCGGGTGGTCGAATTTATTTGGGAATCCCGGTTATATAAATGACGGTACTATTGCAATTGGGATGTCAATTATACTATTCATTTTCCCAACGAGAAAAAGCGTTGCAAAATCAAAAACTGTTCTTGATGGTTCTGTATTTAAGAAAGTCCCGTGGGGGATTATATTGTTATTCGGAGGTGGATTTGCATTAGCAAAAGGTTTTGTTACAAGCGGATTATCGGAATATATTGGTTCATCATTTGCCGGACTTGGAAATATCTCGCCTATCATCTTGATAATACTTGTAGCGCTATTCATAAATTTTTTAACCGAACTAACTTCCAATACTGCGACTACAGAAATGATTTTACCAATTCTAGCTTCAGTTTCAGTTGCGATCGGAATTAATCCATTATTATTAATGATAACGGCAACACTTTCAGCATCAATGGCATTTATGCTGCCGGTTGCAACTCCACCGAATGCAATTATATTTGGAAGTCAGCGTGTAAAAATTCATGAAATGGTTAAAGCCGGGTTTGCTTTAAATATTATTGGAGTTATTGTTGTCGCCGCAGTTGTTCTAGTTATCGGTGTATTAGTATTTAATATTGATTTAGAAATTATGCCTCACTGGGCAAAATAA
- the bshB1 gene encoding bacillithiol biosynthesis deacetylase BshB1, which translates to MQLDVLVFASHPDDAELAMGGTIAKFSKDGLKVGIVDLSKGELGTRGSEEIRKEESKKASEILGLTVRENLGLPDGKLKLNDEFVLEVVKQIRYYKPKIIFAPYFNDRHPDHIGTSRIVKEAFFFSGLTKIQTQHAGNMQNPFRPKKIFYYMQYYEFTPSFINDISETFETKMKSMKAYGTQFFNEEDKSGEPQTFISQMNFIKFIEARAKYFGFKIGKDYGEPFYSEEEIELDLSSLAK; encoded by the coding sequence ATGCAACTAGATGTTCTTGTTTTTGCATCTCACCCCGATGATGCTGAACTTGCTATGGGTGGAACAATCGCAAAATTTTCGAAAGATGGTCTTAAAGTTGGAATTGTTGATCTTTCCAAAGGTGAATTAGGCACAAGAGGAAGTGAAGAAATTAGAAAAGAAGAATCAAAAAAGGCTTCTGAAATATTAGGGTTAACCGTGCGTGAAAATCTTGGACTGCCAGACGGTAAACTAAAATTAAACGACGAGTTTGTTCTTGAAGTTGTAAAGCAAATTAGATACTACAAACCAAAAATTATTTTTGCACCATATTTTAATGATCGTCATCCCGATCATATTGGAACTAGTAGAATCGTCAAAGAAGCTTTCTTTTTCAGCGGGTTAACAAAAATTCAAACTCAACATGCCGGAAACATGCAAAATCCATTTAGACCAAAAAAAATATTTTACTATATGCAGTACTACGAATTCACTCCGTCATTTATAAACGATATAAGTGAGACATTCGAAACCAAAATGAAATCGATGAAAGCTTACGGAACACAATTTTTTAATGAAGAAGATAAATCCGGAGAACCCCAGACATTTATAAGTCAAATGAACTTTATAAAATTTATTGAAGCACGAGCAAAATATTTTGGGTTTAAGATAGGAAAGGATTATGGTGAACCTTTTTATTCCGAAGAAGAAATAGAGTTAGATTTATCATCATTGGCAAAATAA
- a CDS encoding NAD(P)-dependent oxidoreductase: MNIGLIGTGLMGKPMAIKIKQARFNIAIYNRTKEKAKALQNEGIYSFNSVKELIEATDVILLVVSDYNAITNVLFTEDLSFENKTIIQMSTISPNESILLQNRITKLKGHYFEAPVLGSTPQIDERKLIVLIGGQEEDEKKYSKLFSSFSNKIVFIGEVGKASAIKLALNQLIASETAAFSMSLGYLRERNVDVEKFMDILRGSALYAPTFDKKLPNYMQRDFSNPNFPLKHLLKDVRLMISQFNEGGINTLLLEGVEKVIREGLKQKLSEKDYSSLYNVIHPPK; the protein is encoded by the coding sequence ATGAATATTGGATTAATAGGTACCGGCTTAATGGGAAAACCTATGGCCATAAAAATTAAACAAGCCAGATTTAATATTGCTATATATAATAGAACCAAAGAAAAAGCGAAGGCTTTACAAAACGAGGGAATTTATTCGTTTAATTCAGTTAAAGAATTAATTGAAGCAACAGATGTGATTTTATTAGTCGTATCTGATTACAATGCTATTACAAATGTTTTGTTTACTGAGGATTTATCCTTTGAAAACAAAACAATAATTCAAATGAGCACAATCTCACCTAATGAAAGTATTTTGTTACAAAATAGAATTACTAAACTTAAGGGGCATTATTTTGAAGCCCCGGTATTGGGTAGCACACCGCAAATAGATGAAAGAAAATTAATTGTATTGATTGGCGGACAAGAGGAAGACGAAAAAAAATATTCAAAATTGTTTAGTTCCTTCAGCAATAAAATAGTTTTTATTGGTGAGGTTGGGAAAGCGTCTGCTATTAAACTTGCTTTGAATCAACTTATAGCTAGCGAAACTGCAGCGTTTTCAATGAGTCTCGGTTATTTGAGAGAAAGAAATGTTGACGTTGAAAAGTTTATGGATATTTTAAGAGGTAGCGCATTGTATGCGCCAACTTTTGATAAGAAGTTACCGAATTATATGCAGCGTGATTTCAGTAACCCAAATTTTCCTTTAAAACATTTATTGAAAGATGTCAGGCTGATGATAAGTCAATTTAACGAAGGTGGAATAAATACTCTACTTTTGGAAGGTGTAGAAAAAGTAATTAGAGAAGGGCTTAAACAAAAATTAAGTGAGAAAGATTATTCATCGCTTTATAATGTAATTCATCCGCCAAAATAA
- a CDS encoding outer membrane beta-barrel protein produces MKKITILMLLVSALAVHAQSSVGGYIGFGRSAFSFEDFTIDPDAQAGYVPIGVQITLGDGMLQFGAEASYSAVPFKFEYEESGRKVGDISVTQLFLGGFLRINIGNEAIQPYVKAGGGAYMGKLKWEPEKAFEAMAPEDEMDFKTAFGFYGSVGIDIKLGKTLAIFGEIPFHIVSRKLDIEGVDDDDIDPITANNYAIIAGVRILFK; encoded by the coding sequence GTGAAAAAAATTACAATTTTAATGCTGCTTGTTTCTGCATTAGCTGTTCATGCTCAATCAAGCGTAGGTGGTTACATTGGTTTCGGACGATCCGCGTTTAGTTTTGAAGATTTTACGATCGATCCGGATGCTCAAGCAGGTTATGTACCTATAGGTGTTCAGATCACATTAGGTGATGGAATGCTGCAGTTTGGGGCTGAAGCTAGTTATTCGGCTGTACCATTCAAGTTTGAATACGAGGAATCCGGTAGAAAGGTTGGTGATATTTCTGTTACCCAATTGTTTCTAGGGGGTTTTCTAAGAATTAATATTGGCAACGAAGCAATTCAACCATATGTTAAAGCGGGCGGCGGTGCTTATATGGGTAAGTTAAAGTGGGAACCTGAAAAAGCATTCGAAGCAATGGCTCCTGAAGATGAAATGGATTTTAAAACTGCATTTGGATTTTACGGTTCTGTCGGCATTGATATTAAACTCGGAAAAACTTTAGCAATCTTTGGTGAAATTCCATTTCATATTGTATCGAGGAAATTAGACATCGAAGGTGTTGATGACGATGATATCGATCCTATTACTGCAAACAATTATGCGATAATTGCAGGTGTTAGAATTCTATTCAAATAA